The Erwinia billingiae Eb661 nucleotide sequence AGGCCGCCCGCCAGCTTGGGTACTGCGTGGCGCGGGCTTCTTTGCGGTTATCCGGGTTATAAACCAGACGCGATGCATTGCCATAGGCATCCGGCACGGAAGTTTGCCAGGCCATCATCGCGCTCTGAAACTCACGTCCGCGAGCACGGCTGAACAGCTGAGCATTGGCCATCCGTTCCAGCGACAGTTTCACGCCGACTTTGGCGGCATTCTGTTGAATGCTCTGGGCGATAGGTGCTGAGTGAGGCAGGGTGCCGAAAATCACCGATGCCGAGAAGCCCTCTGGATAACCGGCTTCGGTCAGCAACTGTTTGGCCTTCACCAGATCCAGTTTGAAAGGCTGTCCCTCTTTGGCATCCAGCGCGCCAAATGCCCCTTGCTGAGCGAAGCTGGCCCGCGGGACGCCAAGATACGGCATCACGCTTTTGGCCAGCCCGTCATAATCGATCAGATAACGCATCGCCAGACGGACTTTTTCATTTTTGAAAATCGGATCTTCGTTATTAAAGGTCCAGAAGAACAGCTGTGGCTTCAACACCTTTTCGACCTTAACCTTGCCGCCTTCATCCAGCGTTTTCAGGTCATCTGCAGACAGATCGCGGGCAATATCGACATCGCCCTGGGTGAGCAGTAAGCGCTGAGTCCCGGTTTCAGCAACATGACGGATCAGAATGCGCTTCAGCTTCGGTGTGGTACCCCAGTAGTGATTCGTGGCTTGCAGCACTACGCCTTCACCTGCATTCCAGCGCATCAACTGATAAGGGCCGACGCAGGCGGTGTGGGTGGACAAATATTTATGGCCCAGATCGTCATTGACCGCCTGTTTCTCCAGTAGCTTACGATCCAGCAATGTAGCGACGTTATTGGCCGCAATCGCCTGTAACACCAGATTGGTCGGGTAGGCCTGGTCAAACTTCATCACCAGCGTGTTGTCATCCGGCGCGGTGATCATCCGATCGACATTCTCTTTGCTGAAACCATACTCTTTCAGC carries:
- a CDS encoding ABC transporter substrate-binding protein; its protein translation is MLKLKTLTAALIVAGGYSGASPAATPQDSLVMAWNIDAISTWDPAQIGEVVTNEIVMNTCDTLTSFDIKDEKKVVPELAKSWEVTEDRKQITFHLQPNLKFPDGSAASAGDLAWSLQRVVKLGYGNAATLKEYGFSKENVDRMITAPDDNTLVMKFDQAYPTNLVLQAIAANNVATLLDRKLLEKQAVNDDLGHKYLSTHTACVGPYQLMRWNAGEGVVLQATNHYWGTTPKLKRILIRHVAETGTQRLLLTQGDVDIARDLSADDLKTLDEGGKVKVEKVLKPQLFFWTFNNEDPIFKNEKVRLAMRYLIDYDGLAKSVMPYLGVPRASFAQQGAFGALDAKEGQPFKLDLVKAKQLLTEAGYPEGFSASVIFGTLPHSAPIAQSIQQNAAKVGVKLSLERMANAQLFSRARGREFQSAMMAWQTSVPDAYGNASRLVYNPDNRKEARATQYPSWRAAYYDESMNKAVNAALLEPDDGKRMAMYADLQREQMQKGPMAIMFQMYNSAGISPAVKDWTWNGFRVWYGAATK